A genomic stretch from Falco cherrug isolate bFalChe1 chromosome 1, bFalChe1.pri, whole genome shotgun sequence includes:
- the LOC129735393 gene encoding uncharacterized protein LOC129735393, translating to MKNHFASEHVEVTCECGMKMEKQHLEDHKAFVCLLRLVLCPYCEIQLPLRAMVDHELYCSTRTEECENCHRYILVRDLKEHPRVCGLVGVQTRGSAPSDFEDEDAHLQDLRHSGRESGTDDEPVTLPCQSCGLRYPIYERMDHELVCVLRPAAEDSMPPKAKGQRQESAEPPWTRSKCQGRCMKKEPGPPAEEAQLPRRPRKTATGRNAQLPAPTSRGKARKKAAGKRGRARKRGACERAGASPSPQRPAKCSRSEPFTSGPSRYSPSQPR from the exons ATGAAGAACCATTTTGCATCTGAGCACGTGGAG GTTACCTGCGAGTGTGGgatgaagatggaaaaacaacACTTGGAGGACCACAAG GCGTTTGTGTGCCTTCTGCGACTTGTCCTCTGCCCTTACTGCGAAATACAGCTGCCTTTGAGAGCCATGGTTGACCATGAACTTTACTGCAGCACACGGACGGAGGAATGCGAAAACTGCCACCGCTACATACTGGTGCGAGACCTGAAAGAACATCCTCGGGTCTGCGGGCTAGTGGGGGTACAAACCCGAGGAAGTGCACCGTCTGACTTTGAGGATGAGGATGCACATTTGCAAGACCTCCGGCACAGTGGAAGAGAATCAGGAACAG atgaTGAGCCCGTCACCCTGCCGTGTCAAAGTTGTGGCTTGCGGTACCCTATCTACGAGCGGATGGATCACGAG ctCGTCTGTGTGCTGCGCCCAGCAGCTGAGGACTCCATGCCTCCTAAAGCCAAGGGGCAGAGACAAGAATCAGCAGAGCCACCCTGGACACGAAGCAAGTGCCAAG GTCGCTGCATGAAGAAGGAGCCTGGACCTCCTGCAGAAGAGGCCCAGCTGCCGAGGAGACCAAGGAAAACGGCAACCGGCAGGAATGCACAGCTGCCCGCTCCCACCTCACGAGGGAAGGCCAGGAAGAAGGCGGCCGGCAAGAGGGGCAGAGCGAGGAAGAGAGGGGCCTGTGAACGTGCAGGTGCGTCACCGTCCCCTCAGAGGCCTGCCAAGTGCTCCCGCTCGGAACCCTTCACGTCTGGCCCATCGAGATATTCTCCGAGCCAGCCAAGGTAA